From Trueperella pecoris, a single genomic window includes:
- the guaA gene encoding glutamine-hydrolyzing GMP synthase — protein sequence MSELRPVLVIDNGAQNAQLIARRVRDAGYYSELVPHSWSADKVLAKEPRAIILSGGPSSVYVDGAPQLDPALLEAGIPVLGICYGFQQMTHALGGVVGRTDLKEYGTTPADMVRDGVVTGPAGRSATVWMSHGDAVTRAPEGFTVTATTPGADVAAMENVDKKLFGLQWHPEAKHCEYGQEQIEAFLRDGAGLEPNWDSSSVIEDQIRKIREQVGDKHAICGLSGGVDSSVAAALVHKAIGDQLTCVFVDHGLLRKGEAEQVVRDYAGSLGIRVVAVDESERFLSALDGVTDPETKRKIIGREFIRSFEAAQRALIEEAGAEGKEIKFLVQGTLYPDVVESGGGDGTANIKSHHNVGGLPEDLDFELVEPLRDLFKDEVRAIGLELGLDEKLVWRQPFPGPGLGIRVVGAVNRERLDILREADAIVREELSAAGLDREIWQCPVVLLADVRSVGVQGDGRTYGHPIVLRPVSSEDAMSADWTRIPYDVLSKISSRITNEVDEINRVVLDVTSKPPGTIEWE from the coding sequence GTGAGTGAACTACGCCCCGTTTTAGTAATTGATAATGGAGCTCAGAATGCTCAGCTGATCGCGCGGCGCGTGCGAGACGCTGGATATTACTCGGAGCTCGTGCCTCATTCGTGGAGCGCGGACAAAGTGCTGGCCAAGGAGCCACGCGCGATCATCCTCTCGGGTGGTCCGTCCTCGGTTTATGTTGATGGCGCCCCGCAACTCGACCCCGCCCTGCTCGAAGCTGGCATACCCGTGCTTGGCATTTGCTATGGCTTCCAGCAGATGACTCACGCCCTGGGCGGCGTGGTCGGGCGAACTGATTTGAAAGAATACGGAACGACGCCGGCGGACATGGTTCGCGACGGCGTCGTGACCGGTCCCGCCGGACGTTCCGCGACCGTGTGGATGAGCCACGGCGACGCCGTGACGCGTGCTCCCGAGGGCTTTACCGTGACGGCCACGACGCCGGGCGCGGACGTGGCAGCCATGGAAAATGTGGACAAGAAGTTGTTTGGCCTGCAGTGGCACCCCGAAGCCAAACACTGCGAATACGGCCAGGAGCAGATTGAGGCGTTCTTGCGTGACGGTGCTGGTCTGGAGCCGAACTGGGATTCGTCCTCGGTGATTGAGGACCAGATCCGTAAGATTCGTGAGCAGGTGGGGGACAAGCACGCCATCTGCGGGCTGTCCGGCGGAGTTGATTCTTCTGTGGCTGCAGCCCTCGTGCACAAAGCCATAGGCGATCAGCTCACCTGCGTGTTCGTCGACCATGGACTGCTGCGTAAGGGCGAGGCCGAGCAGGTCGTGCGTGATTACGCGGGCTCGCTGGGTATCCGCGTGGTGGCGGTTGACGAGTCAGAGCGATTCTTGAGCGCTCTCGACGGTGTGACTGATCCGGAGACCAAGCGCAAGATCATTGGCCGTGAATTCATCCGTTCCTTCGAGGCCGCGCAGCGAGCGCTCATCGAAGAAGCCGGCGCCGAGGGCAAGGAAATTAAGTTTCTTGTTCAGGGCACGCTGTACCCTGACGTGGTGGAGTCGGGCGGGGGCGACGGCACCGCTAACATCAAGTCCCATCACAATGTGGGCGGCCTGCCTGAAGACCTGGACTTCGAGCTTGTGGAACCGTTGCGCGACTTGTTTAAGGACGAGGTGCGCGCGATTGGCCTGGAGCTGGGGCTGGATGAGAAGCTGGTGTGGCGGCAGCCCTTCCCTGGCCCGGGCCTGGGTATCCGCGTGGTCGGCGCGGTGAACCGTGAGCGCCTGGATATCCTGCGCGAGGCCGATGCGATCGTGCGTGAGGAGCTCTCCGCCGCCGGTCTGGACCGTGAAATCTGGCAGTGCCCGGTGGTGCTGCTGGCCGACGTGCGTTCCGTGGGTGTGCAGGGCGATGGGCGAACGTATGGCCATCCGATTGTGCTGCGCCCGGTGTCTTCCGAGGACGCGATGAGCGCGGACTGGACACGCATTCCCTACGACGTGCTGTCGAAGATCTCCAGCCGCATCACCAACGAGGTGGATGAGATTAACCGCGTGGTGCTTGATGTGACGAGCAAACCGCCGGGGACCATCGAATGGGAGTAA